The following are encoded in a window of Ensifer adhaerens genomic DNA:
- the repA gene encoding plasmid partitioning protein RepA has protein sequence MAVKPVFDRQEGKMAIAQRAENDVQLKEDAAAKILRHAGLLSNQLQQLRTRMYPPRSEKALRSFLTNEVSKLTSIPDSTLKLMSSEGRGPTPGRLENNHRVYTLAQINELRELFAKQKPAEALRFLPRRRPGEHLQVLAIANFKGGSAKTTTCVHLAHYLALHGYRVLTLDLDPQASLSAMFGAQPEIDVGANETIYAALRYDDAERRPIKDIIRKTYFDGVDLVPGNLEVMEYEHETPRVLANKSSSGAIFFERLKLALADVEQDYDVVILDTPPSLGFLTLSAIYAATSMVITVHPAMLDVASMSQFLLMMGDLISVLNESGAQLDQDFIRYLVTRHDPNDAPQSQVVAMLRHMFGTDVLLPTAIESTAVEAAGLAKRSIYELEMGQIGRDTHKRAREAVDSVNEAIIRLINDSWGRT, from the coding sequence ATGGCCGTCAAACCGGTCTTTGACCGCCAAGAGGGAAAAATGGCGATAGCTCAACGCGCAGAAAATGACGTTCAACTCAAGGAAGACGCAGCCGCAAAGATCTTGCGGCACGCCGGTCTTTTGTCGAACCAGCTGCAGCAACTGCGGACACGGATGTACCCGCCGAGGTCGGAAAAGGCCTTGAGGTCGTTTCTGACGAACGAAGTCTCGAAGCTGACGTCCATACCGGATTCGACCCTGAAGCTGATGTCATCGGAAGGGCGCGGGCCGACGCCGGGCCGCCTTGAGAACAACCATCGCGTCTACACGCTCGCACAGATCAACGAACTGCGAGAGCTGTTTGCCAAGCAGAAGCCTGCGGAAGCACTCCGCTTCCTGCCTCGCCGCCGACCGGGTGAGCACCTCCAGGTGCTGGCGATCGCGAACTTCAAGGGCGGTAGTGCCAAGACCACGACATGTGTTCATCTGGCGCATTACCTTGCCCTCCATGGCTATCGCGTCCTCACACTCGATCTTGACCCCCAGGCATCGCTGTCTGCAATGTTCGGTGCGCAGCCGGAAATCGATGTCGGTGCGAACGAAACGATCTACGCAGCGCTTCGCTACGATGACGCCGAGCGGCGACCGATCAAGGACATCATTCGCAAAACCTATTTCGATGGCGTCGATCTCGTTCCGGGCAATCTTGAAGTCATGGAATACGAGCACGAAACGCCTCGTGTTCTGGCAAACAAGTCGAGCTCTGGCGCGATCTTTTTCGAGCGCCTGAAGCTTGCCTTGGCAGACGTTGAGCAGGACTACGACGTCGTCATCCTGGACACCCCGCCCTCCCTTGGCTTCCTGACCTTAAGCGCGATCTATGCGGCAACCAGTATGGTCATCACGGTCCATCCTGCGATGCTGGACGTGGCCTCCATGAGCCAGTTCTTGCTGATGATGGGCGATCTGATCAGCGTCTTGAACGAAAGCGGTGCCCAGCTCGACCAGGATTTCATCCGATATCTCGTGACACGGCATGACCCGAACGATGCGCCGCAATCGCAGGTCGTTGCGATGTTGCGACATATGTTCGGGACAGACGTCCTCTTGCCGACCGCCATCGAAAGCACGGCCGTCGAAGCCGCGGGCCTCGCCAAGCGCTCGATTTACGAGCTCGAAATGGGCCAGATTGGTCGTGACACCCATAAGCGCGCCCGTGAAGCCGTCGATTCGGTCAACGAGGCCATTATCCGCCTTATCAACGATAGCTGGGGGCGGACATGA
- the repB gene encoding plasmid partitioning protein RepB, with amino-acid sequence MSKSSRKSIVASFGLLSQELENKLADDPQPAPPAPSPRVGAGVVGAAHRAIDDIRAERDRLKAIVEAGGGTVLELDPALIDPSPYPDRLSDDDGSDFETFKRSIEAEGQKVPIQVRQHPSSAGRYQIVYGHRRWRAAKELLRNVRALEVDISDLDLVVAQGIENASRQDLTWIERTLFASRMDDAGIKARNIYAALSIADAELARMRGVYRTIPADVIEAIGRAPKVGRPRWIEFARTIASDPGSLEVVRKVLSHAREGGSLSDQRFQRAFEAIKPSSPAREDSRELLDHAGSKLGSWKISTKELRISADGPLGQDFVKFVGDELPALIERFSRERQS; translated from the coding sequence ATGAGCAAGTCATCTCGCAAATCAATTGTCGCGAGCTTCGGTCTGCTGTCGCAAGAACTGGAGAACAAGCTCGCGGACGATCCGCAACCTGCGCCACCAGCCCCGTCGCCGCGCGTCGGGGCTGGCGTTGTCGGCGCGGCGCACCGCGCGATCGATGACATCAGGGCTGAGCGGGACCGCTTGAAGGCAATCGTCGAGGCCGGCGGCGGAACGGTCCTTGAGCTCGATCCCGCGCTGATCGATCCTTCCCCCTACCCGGACCGATTGTCGGATGATGACGGCAGCGATTTCGAGACGTTCAAACGCTCGATCGAGGCCGAGGGCCAAAAGGTCCCCATCCAGGTTCGGCAGCATCCCTCGTCTGCAGGGCGCTACCAGATTGTCTACGGTCACCGGCGTTGGCGTGCTGCCAAGGAACTTCTTCGGAACGTTCGCGCGCTTGAGGTCGACATCTCCGATCTCGATCTCGTCGTCGCACAAGGCATCGAGAACGCGAGCCGGCAAGATCTGACCTGGATTGAGCGCACATTGTTTGCATCGCGGATGGATGACGCCGGCATCAAAGCCCGCAACATCTATGCGGCACTGTCGATTGCGGATGCAGAACTTGCTCGAATGCGCGGCGTTTATCGAACGATCCCGGCAGACGTGATCGAAGCGATTGGACGTGCCCCCAAAGTGGGTCGGCCGCGCTGGATAGAGTTTGCAAGAACGATAGCAAGCGATCCTGGATCGCTTGAGGTGGTGCGGAAGGTGCTCTCGCATGCACGTGAAGGCGGCTCCCTATCGGATCAACGCTTCCAGCGTGCTTTCGAGGCAATAAAGCCCTCGAGCCCTGCGCGGGAGGACAGCCGTGAACTTTTGGACCATGCAGGATCGAAGCTCGGCTCTTGGAAGATTTCGACCAAGGAGCTTCGGATTTCTGCAGATGGCCCGCTCGGTCAGGACTTCGTGAAGTTCGTCGGCGACGAATTGCCGGCTCTCATCGAACGCTTCTCGCGTGAGCGTCAAAGCTAG
- the repC gene encoding plasmid replication protein RepC has translation MQSGSVTTPFGRRPMTLALLKRQKASIEIRPNKSADKWKVFRDACEARAHLGLQDRALAVLDALLSFYPETYLRQGDSLIVFPSNAQLSVRAHGIAGATLRRHLAALVEAGLINRKDSANGKRYARKDRAGDVQDAFGFDLSPLLVRSEELAQLAQQVAAEHALLRRTKEALTIRRRDARKLISAAIEEGASGDWRKIEGIYQALVARIPRSPTIHDLTPILDEMELLCSEIVNQLDILDNSESLSSNDAQNERHIQNSHTESLYELEPGSGQQLVTKSETAKRGEKEPIKAFPLSMVMRACPEIALYGQDGAVSNWRDLMSAAVVVRSMLGVSPNAYQDACEVMGPENAAVAVACILERAGHINSAGGYLRDLTTKARRGAFSLGPMLMALLRANGSSERRVG, from the coding sequence ATGCAAAGTGGAAGTGTGACGACGCCTTTTGGGCGGCGGCCGATGACGCTTGCGCTGTTAAAGCGACAAAAAGCGTCGATCGAGATCCGGCCGAACAAATCGGCCGACAAATGGAAAGTGTTCCGGGATGCCTGTGAAGCCAGGGCGCATCTTGGACTACAGGATCGTGCTCTTGCCGTCCTTGACGCGCTTTTGAGCTTCTATCCTGAGACTTATCTCCGACAGGGAGATTCTCTCATCGTTTTTCCATCGAACGCCCAACTGTCGGTGCGTGCGCACGGTATTGCCGGCGCGACGCTGCGGCGGCACCTGGCAGCGCTTGTTGAAGCCGGACTGATCAATCGCAAAGACAGTGCGAACGGGAAGCGCTACGCCCGCAAGGACAGGGCTGGCGACGTTCAGGATGCTTTCGGTTTCGATCTTTCCCCACTTCTCGTCCGGTCGGAGGAACTTGCGCAGCTGGCGCAGCAGGTGGCTGCCGAGCACGCCTTGCTTCGGAGAACCAAAGAAGCGCTCACGATCCGTAGACGCGACGCCCGCAAGCTCATCTCTGCAGCAATTGAAGAAGGTGCGAGCGGCGATTGGAGAAAGATCGAAGGTATTTATCAGGCTCTCGTTGCCCGGATACCGCGATCCCCAACCATCCACGACCTGACACCGATCCTCGACGAGATGGAACTGCTTTGCTCGGAGATCGTCAATCAGTTGGATATTTTGGATAATTCGGAAAGTTTGAGCAGCAATGATGCCCAAAATGAGCGCCACATACAGAATTCACATACCGAATCCTTATATGAACTTGAACCTGGCTCTGGACAGCAGCTGGTGACAAAATCCGAAACAGCAAAGCGGGGTGAGAAAGAGCCAATCAAGGCCTTTCCGCTCAGCATGGTGATGCGGGCCTGCCCCGAGATCGCACTGTACGGCCAGGATGGTGCCGTATCGAACTGGCGTGACCTGATGTCCGCTGCCGTTGTGGTGCGTTCAATGTTGGGGGTAAGCCCGAATGCCTACCAGGACGCTTGCGAGGTGATGGGGCCTGAAAATGCTGCGGTTGCGGTCGCTTGCATCCTTGAGCGGGCAGGACACATCAATTCGGCGGGAGGTTACCTGCGCGACCTGACGACAAAGGCACGGCGCGGCGCATTCTCTCTCGGACCGATGCTGATGGCTTTGTTGAGAGCAAATGGAAGCTCGGAGCGGCGCGTAGGATAA
- a CDS encoding PAS domain S-box protein, producing MVQTDLTGCFLPVNNRFCEILGYRESELLSMGMLDICVA from the coding sequence ATCGTCCAGACAGACCTCACGGGCTGCTTTCTCCCGGTCAACAACCGCTTCTGCGAGATCCTCGGCTATAGGGAAAGCGAGCTGTTATCGATGGGAATGCTGGATATCTGTGTTGCCTGA
- a CDS encoding recombinase family protein → MAKQQTADVEPLQRLVGYARVSADDQANDTQLDELRRAGCDRIYQEHGTGVSRARPVLTKLLGELTSGDVLVVLRLDRLASSVSHLLQVIRDLEHRGVHFRSIHDPIDTSTPQGMFSVAVLDAVERLERSLNAERTKAGIKAAKARGRLPGNPGLRERRPEAIAAVSKAREKLYLDELIASSQAWLPMVRQLRPQHSWENVVRVLNRRGQDWTVERLRRAVHRMVRAKLAENDLLARSPRRAPEDHLMQLVAAIAIADPNLSLREIAAELDKLGERPKGSAIKWITSSVRDLLDEAHRFGLIRR, encoded by the coding sequence ATGGCGAAGCAACAAACAGCTGATGTCGAACCTCTGCAGCGGCTAGTCGGTTACGCCCGCGTGTCGGCGGATGACCAGGCCAACGATACCCAACTGGACGAGCTGCGGCGGGCCGGCTGCGATCGGATCTATCAGGAGCATGGCACCGGCGTTTCGCGCGCTCGGCCTGTCTTGACCAAATTGCTGGGCGAGCTCACATCGGGAGACGTCCTCGTCGTCTTGCGTCTCGATCGGCTGGCCAGCTCCGTGAGCCATTTGCTGCAAGTAATCCGGGATCTTGAACATCGTGGGGTGCATTTTCGGTCAATCCACGATCCGATCGATACCTCAACTCCGCAAGGCATGTTTTCCGTTGCGGTCCTCGATGCCGTCGAAAGGCTCGAGCGTTCGCTGAACGCCGAGCGAACCAAAGCGGGCATCAAGGCCGCGAAGGCTCGGGGCAGGCTGCCTGGAAACCCGGGTCTTCGAGAACGGCGGCCGGAGGCGATTGCAGCAGTTTCAAAGGCGCGCGAGAAGCTCTATCTCGATGAACTGATCGCGTCTTCACAGGCGTGGCTTCCGATGGTGCGGCAACTCCGGCCTCAGCATAGTTGGGAAAATGTCGTTCGAGTTCTCAACCGACGTGGCCAGGACTGGACCGTCGAACGCCTTCGTCGAGCCGTGCATCGCATGGTCCGCGCAAAGCTCGCGGAAAATGATCTCCTCGCCCGATCCCCGCGTCGCGCCCCCGAAGACCATTTAATGCAATTGGTGGCGGCGATCGCGATCGCCGATCCTAATCTGTCGCTTCGCGAGATTGCCGCCGAACTGGACAAACTGGGAGAACGGCCGAAGGGAAGCGCAATAAAATGGATCACCTCTTCCGTCCGAGACTTGCTGGACGAGGCGCATCGGTTCGGCCTCATCCGCCGCTGA
- a CDS encoding helix-turn-helix domain-containing protein, translating to MTTVKINPKRLAALRARKGLSQKQLASKVGVDKGTVSRWERGETTRVRDEKLGLLCKVLHTTTAELSSDSPLSERSPDRETGSREQVNLMMDIACRNALGLVAMRYGVTRQQIVEIAPLLFFIAAERSLIDRREKLDRLRESVDRAIGEAADHLQNHLRGTQNWHDEELLEQEDASFAARDLFANQVGPWTDDRARSNPFARFLTNLLAETGLNPLVPISWEVGEGPTYRIGFEEVSKLVGGDSSACASVLSGKVALTDMPTDVRRGSSAVRAQWVNDQAGIEDRELKEFLETLDLQSFTLNLVETGGDDHGL from the coding sequence ATGACTACCGTGAAGATCAACCCGAAAAGACTTGCTGCACTACGAGCCCGGAAAGGCCTCAGTCAAAAGCAGCTCGCGAGCAAAGTTGGAGTGGACAAAGGCACCGTCTCGCGGTGGGAGCGCGGTGAGACCACCCGGGTCCGAGACGAAAAGCTCGGCCTGCTGTGCAAGGTACTTCACACGACCACGGCCGAACTGAGTTCTGATAGTCCGTTATCCGAAAGGTCGCCCGACCGCGAAACCGGCTCGAGAGAGCAGGTCAATCTTATGATGGATATCGCCTGTCGGAACGCTTTGGGACTTGTCGCGATGAGATATGGTGTCACAAGACAGCAGATCGTAGAGATTGCCCCACTGCTCTTCTTTATTGCAGCCGAACGGTCCCTGATTGACAGGCGTGAAAAGCTGGATCGGTTGAGGGAAAGTGTTGACAGGGCGATTGGAGAGGCCGCCGATCATCTTCAGAACCACCTGCGCGGGACGCAAAACTGGCACGACGAAGAGCTGTTGGAGCAAGAGGATGCGTCCTTTGCTGCAAGAGATCTCTTCGCCAATCAAGTGGGCCCCTGGACTGATGACCGGGCCAGAAGCAACCCCTTCGCGCGGTTCTTAACCAACCTGTTGGCAGAAACGGGGCTCAATCCTTTGGTGCCCATCAGCTGGGAAGTCGGGGAGGGGCCGACATACAGAATCGGATTCGAAGAGGTCAGTAAACTCGTCGGCGGGGACAGTAGCGCGTGCGCTTCGGTCTTGAGTGGAAAGGTAGCTCTTACGGACATGCCAACGGACGTTCGCCGTGGATCGTCGGCCGTAAGAGCACAATGGGTGAACGACCAGGCCGGCATTGAGGATCGTGAGTTGAAAGAGTTTTTGGAAACGCTGGACCTCCAGAGCTTCACGCTCAATCTGGTGGAGACGGGGGGCGACGACCATGGACTTTAA
- a CDS encoding DUF3800 domain-containing protein: MTIDLPEILLKPDRVLVFCDDTDIAQQPVASLQPDLRILIGVQLMSSDYGTLSEKIQSWLEANGATEFHATDIVSGKGAWKTKSIGERQAALEFVASAFAGSLVRVDALWLAKGSYAAHKEEAEKLGKVSVGFKGGLRRVFLRCLMERLSTEVLPAVLVLDQEKAQTDAVVDNSWPEGAFLVGGGPVTAPSHLVPGLQVADTMAWAVNRYLTKRPLFDSGKQSGFDQVALELIAAIPGKLKNVLDESLDEAVQ, from the coding sequence ATGACAATCGATCTCCCCGAAATACTGCTGAAGCCGGATCGCGTTCTTGTGTTTTGCGACGACACCGATATTGCCCAGCAGCCAGTGGCGTCGCTTCAGCCTGACTTGCGGATTCTCATTGGCGTCCAGTTGATGTCGAGTGATTACGGAACGCTTTCCGAAAAAATCCAGTCATGGCTGGAAGCGAACGGTGCGACAGAGTTTCACGCGACCGACATTGTCAGTGGCAAGGGTGCGTGGAAGACAAAATCGATCGGAGAGCGTCAGGCCGCTTTGGAATTTGTCGCGAGCGCTTTCGCAGGAAGTTTGGTGCGGGTCGATGCACTTTGGCTGGCAAAGGGTTCTTACGCTGCTCATAAAGAAGAGGCAGAGAAACTTGGAAAGGTCAGTGTCGGCTTCAAAGGCGGCCTTCGACGAGTCTTCCTTCGATGCCTGATGGAGCGGCTATCAACAGAGGTGTTGCCGGCGGTGCTTGTTCTCGACCAGGAGAAGGCGCAGACCGACGCGGTCGTCGACAATAGTTGGCCCGAGGGTGCATTCCTCGTTGGGGGCGGCCCGGTCACGGCGCCGTCTCATCTTGTTCCTGGCCTACAGGTTGCGGATACGATGGCCTGGGCAGTAAACCGCTATCTCACAAAACGGCCTCTCTTCGATAGCGGCAAGCAGTCGGGATTTGATCAGGTCGCTTTGGAACTGATAGCTGCGATACCAGGAAAGCTGAAGAATGTTCTTGATGAGAGCCTAGACGAAGCCGTCCAGTGA
- a CDS encoding restriction endonuclease, which translates to MKEIAADNLAQVDLIVDAIYQGGRKGNAGDDPLPRLMRVDSQGGFRYRGKVKAKLEMLVLRTSMDDPDWPDALDADTGIFTYYGDNKEPGRDLHDTGRDGNLILKTIFEDSRSGQAGREAVPPVFLFAKTGTYRDVRFLGLAVPGASDLDASEELVAIWRNVKNERFQNYRSRFTVLDAAVISRKWIDSIIAGQPDHSHAPPAWLRWRKTGKRTPLIAARTLEYRNRSEQLPSDKEGQAMMEAIRVHFKGRPHAFEHCAAALARLMVPDIAALDVTRPSRDGGRDAVGQLRVGSGPSGILVDFALEAKCYTPPTAVGVKDMSRLISRLRHRQFGVLVTTSCVDLQAYKEIKEDLHPILVIAAADIVELLRRNGHGSAQAVSRWLVEEFPLDV; encoded by the coding sequence ATGAAAGAAATCGCCGCCGATAACCTTGCTCAGGTCGACCTGATCGTCGACGCGATCTATCAGGGCGGGCGGAAAGGAAATGCCGGAGACGATCCGCTCCCTCGCCTGATGCGGGTCGACAGTCAGGGAGGGTTCCGCTACCGCGGCAAAGTCAAGGCCAAGCTCGAGATGCTGGTGCTCAGAACAAGCATGGACGATCCCGACTGGCCCGATGCGCTCGATGCGGATACTGGCATCTTCACATACTACGGCGACAACAAGGAGCCAGGGCGCGACCTGCATGACACGGGCCGTGATGGCAATCTCATACTCAAGACGATATTTGAAGACAGCCGGTCAGGGCAGGCTGGAAGGGAGGCGGTACCGCCGGTGTTTCTTTTCGCAAAGACCGGCACCTATCGCGACGTGAGATTCCTCGGGCTCGCGGTTCCTGGGGCAAGCGATCTTGATGCTTCCGAGGAGCTCGTGGCGATCTGGCGCAACGTCAAGAACGAGAGGTTTCAGAACTACCGCTCCCGCTTCACCGTTCTCGACGCCGCGGTCATATCGCGAAAATGGATTGACAGTATCATCGCCGGCCAGCCGGATCACTCGCATGCTCCTCCAGCTTGGTTACGCTGGCGCAAGACGGGAAAACGAACCCCTTTGATAGCGGCCCGGACTCTCGAGTACAGGAACCGCAGTGAACAGCTACCCTCCGACAAGGAGGGGCAGGCCATGATGGAAGCCATCCGTGTTCACTTCAAGGGTCGGCCACACGCATTCGAGCATTGTGCCGCTGCGCTCGCACGTCTCATGGTCCCCGACATAGCTGCGCTGGACGTCACCCGGCCGTCTCGCGATGGAGGGCGTGACGCGGTCGGCCAGCTCAGGGTGGGGTCCGGTCCAAGCGGGATCCTTGTCGATTTCGCGCTTGAAGCAAAATGCTACACCCCTCCAACTGCTGTCGGAGTAAAGGACATGTCCCGACTGATCTCCAGGCTTCGCCACCGGCAGTTCGGGGTTCTGGTCACGACGTCCTGTGTCGACCTCCAGGCCTACAAGGAGATCAAGGAGGACCTGCATCCGATACTTGTTATCGCGGCAGCAGATATCGTGGAGCTGTTGCGACGGAATGGGCATGGCAGTGCTCAAGCCGTCTCGCGGTGGCTGGTTGAGGAATTTCCGCTCGACGTTTAA
- a CDS encoding AIPR family protein — translation MADDAAMDFLQDLVSEVEESVSAVEPFTVNIFTAMILERLEEAGHFDETFPVYQTGHYKDRRGRNVAYRIDGYAYDEERGRLDLFTTLYSGDRDAARIPAAEVTKALERALRFASACVDGLAASLEPANTDASDLARLIEAEAERLTAVRVVLLSDGTMGNITPPVEWKGKPLKFEAYDITRLFRVLGKGETREDIAVDLVALAGRGLQCLHVPAQNDDYDAYLSVLPGKVLSQVYERYGVRLLELNVRAFLGLQGRKSVNAELRETIVKKPTMFLAYNNGIVATVDDLEVGQGAYGLEIRSLRGLQIVNGGQTTASLHRAGRKDSDLEHVSVPVKIIKVGGADLSEMVSAISRAANRQNTVQLADFSANDPFHQQVEVLANTTWLSDGKGRWFYERARGAYLAAEHKAAYRKSDETTFRQQTPKHRRLSKLDVARYLSAWSGLPDKVCLGGQKNFQYFMQRLKDEPLPPPDQPWFRRLIAIAVLYRAAEKKIRSMKFPAYGAQIAAYLVAGLSHRSGGRIDFEGIWSRQTITTEMEQLIADWAPQIDTILRESAGQKNPSEWFKKPDCWKTVRDRLPSFVDPLPQEFSYAENGTAGEMMGSGEARSVVDYERIARCMEVTGATWLEVAERGQKAGIIHYRVASICRTLAGYAVGGWEKKPTVKQAKPALEALSAVDRAGLVNLGSQLARVGEEAEA, via the coding sequence ATGGCTGACGACGCGGCAATGGATTTTCTTCAAGATCTCGTCAGCGAGGTCGAAGAGAGTGTTTCAGCTGTAGAACCGTTCACAGTGAACATCTTCACTGCAATGATCCTTGAGCGTTTAGAGGAGGCAGGCCACTTCGACGAGACCTTTCCGGTCTATCAGACGGGGCACTACAAGGACAGACGTGGCCGCAATGTTGCCTACCGCATAGATGGCTATGCCTATGACGAGGAGCGCGGGAGGCTTGATCTCTTCACGACGCTCTATTCGGGTGATCGGGATGCTGCGCGGATACCCGCGGCGGAGGTTACCAAGGCTCTGGAGCGGGCGCTCCGGTTTGCGAGCGCCTGTGTGGATGGTCTGGCCGCCAGCCTCGAGCCTGCGAATACTGACGCCAGCGATCTCGCCAGGCTGATAGAAGCGGAGGCCGAAAGGCTGACTGCCGTCCGCGTCGTTCTTCTGAGCGACGGAACCATGGGCAACATCACGCCGCCTGTCGAATGGAAGGGGAAGCCGCTCAAGTTCGAGGCCTACGATATCACCAGGCTCTTCAGGGTGCTTGGAAAGGGTGAGACCCGCGAAGACATTGCCGTGGATCTCGTGGCGCTCGCTGGGCGGGGCCTGCAGTGTCTGCATGTTCCGGCACAGAACGACGACTACGATGCGTATCTGTCAGTCCTGCCGGGCAAGGTCCTATCTCAGGTCTATGAGCGCTATGGCGTGCGCCTTCTGGAGCTAAATGTTCGAGCCTTTCTCGGGCTCCAGGGCCGCAAGAGTGTCAATGCCGAGCTGCGCGAGACAATCGTCAAGAAGCCGACGATGTTCCTCGCCTATAACAACGGCATCGTTGCGACGGTTGATGATCTGGAAGTCGGCCAGGGCGCGTACGGGCTCGAGATCAGATCGCTGAGAGGCCTCCAGATCGTCAATGGTGGACAGACCACCGCGTCCCTGCACCGTGCAGGACGAAAGGACTCGGACCTTGAACATGTCTCTGTCCCCGTGAAGATCATAAAGGTGGGCGGTGCAGATCTGAGTGAAATGGTATCGGCCATCTCACGTGCTGCCAACCGGCAGAACACTGTCCAGCTTGCGGATTTCTCCGCGAATGATCCATTTCACCAGCAGGTTGAAGTACTTGCTAACACGACATGGCTCAGCGACGGTAAGGGCAGGTGGTTCTATGAGCGGGCCCGAGGCGCGTATCTGGCAGCCGAACACAAGGCGGCATATCGAAAGTCCGACGAAACGACGTTCCGGCAGCAGACGCCCAAGCACCGGCGCCTCAGCAAGCTGGATGTAGCGCGGTATCTCAGTGCCTGGTCGGGACTGCCTGACAAGGTCTGTCTTGGAGGGCAGAAGAACTTTCAGTATTTCATGCAGAGGCTCAAGGATGAGCCCCTTCCACCGCCCGACCAGCCCTGGTTCAGGCGGCTCATCGCTATTGCGGTACTCTATCGAGCCGCCGAAAAGAAGATCAGAAGCATGAAGTTTCCGGCGTATGGTGCGCAAATAGCCGCGTATCTCGTAGCTGGTCTCTCCCACAGATCGGGCGGCAGGATCGATTTTGAAGGAATATGGTCAAGACAGACGATTACTACCGAAATGGAGCAGCTGATTGCCGACTGGGCGCCACAGATCGACACCATACTTCGCGAATCGGCTGGTCAGAAGAACCCCAGCGAATGGTTCAAGAAACCAGATTGCTGGAAGACAGTGAGGGACCGCCTGCCGTCGTTCGTTGATCCTTTGCCACAGGAGTTTTCCTATGCGGAGAACGGGACAGCCGGCGAGATGATGGGTTCGGGAGAGGCCCGCTCCGTGGTCGACTATGAGCGGATCGCGCGTTGCATGGAGGTTACAGGCGCTACCTGGCTGGAGGTTGCCGAACGTGGACAGAAAGCGGGCATCATCCACTACCGGGTGGCAAGCATATGCAGGACGCTGGCAGGCTACGCCGTAGGTGGCTGGGAGAAGAAGCCGACGGTCAAACAGGCTAAGCCTGCTCTGGAGGCGCTTTCGGCGGTAGACAGGGCCGGCCTTGTCAACCTGGGTTCGCAGCTTGCCAGGGTCGGTGAAGAAGCTGAGGCTTAA
- a CDS encoding PD-(D/E)XK motif protein: MTDWATNLTDAWNELGQIRPLSRQYRSRLISTDLPLEIHAGRRADDDAPCLMLRATAPQGAHFELGGMRLVLILHDGSPVLVLSLEDDARRDLFSTICADLVASVTNSEVDRALNHFLSRLDAWRRFLRERNAGLSRSETIGLIGELLLLERLLELDSSHLTSWSAPTDGLHDFQNGGHALEVKTGLGPSAQITISRLDQLDTAGLRLLDLVHVRLIESPSGRSLQDVLTALKGHLADGASCHALDNFVIRRGLLPDDESARSTPRVQLRSMDCYAVSEEFPRLVRADLPAAITEASYTLEVRSIGPYARDIQEVLNAFNLGEQNG, encoded by the coding sequence ATGACGGACTGGGCAACCAATCTCACCGACGCCTGGAACGAGCTGGGTCAGATACGGCCGCTTTCCCGACAGTATCGAAGCAGACTCATCTCAACCGACCTTCCTCTCGAAATTCATGCCGGAAGGCGGGCGGATGACGATGCGCCATGTCTGATGCTTCGGGCAACGGCACCTCAAGGAGCCCATTTTGAACTGGGTGGGATGCGACTGGTCTTGATTCTGCATGATGGAAGCCCGGTGCTAGTCCTTTCTCTTGAAGACGACGCGCGGCGGGACCTCTTTTCGACCATCTGTGCCGACCTCGTCGCTTCGGTCACAAACTCCGAGGTAGACAGGGCGCTCAATCATTTCCTGTCACGCCTTGATGCCTGGCGGCGATTTCTTCGCGAGCGGAATGCCGGCCTCTCGCGCTCGGAGACGATCGGTCTCATCGGTGAGCTTCTGCTTCTGGAGAGGCTGCTGGAGCTTGACAGCAGCCACCTGACATCCTGGAGCGCGCCGACTGACGGCCTTCATGATTTTCAGAACGGCGGCCATGCTCTGGAAGTCAAGACCGGTCTTGGACCGTCTGCGCAGATCACGATCTCGAGGCTTGATCAGCTGGATACCGCCGGTCTGAGGCTTCTTGATCTGGTACACGTGAGGCTCATCGAGAGCCCTTCGGGTAGAAGCCTTCAGGACGTGCTGACAGCGCTGAAGGGTCACTTGGCGGACGGCGCTTCCTGCCACGCTCTTGATAATTTCGTCATCCGTCGCGGCCTCCTGCCCGACGATGAGAGCGCACGCAGCACGCCTCGTGTTCAGCTCCGCAGCATGGACTGCTACGCAGTCTCCGAAGAGTTTCCACGATTGGTTCGGGCGGACCTGCCCGCAGCAATCACGGAGGCTTCCTACACGCTCGAGGTAAGGTCCATCGGTCCCTACGCGCGCGATATCCAGGAAGTCCTCAACGCATTCAATCTGGGGGAACAGAATGGCTGA